The nucleotide sequence TGTGCTGTTTTAGCGGTGATGCTCACAGTGATGAGTGGGATTTTTTTGCTACTACTCTATGGCTCTAAGATTAACTATTCTCCAGGACTGCTGCTACTTTCTCAACTCTATCTACTTTTAGAATTGGCTTTACTAACAGCAGTAGCGATCGCTTTTGGGGTATTTACCAGTTCCATCCTAGCGACTCTCTTAAGTTTAGGAATTTATTTAATGGGTCATCTGAGTACAGATTTGCTAAAACTCGGCCAAATTAGTAAAAATACGAATCTTGAAGCCCTTACCCGCAACCTATATCTAATTTTGCCAGATTTAGAACGATTAAACTTAAGAAATGAAGTGGCTTATGGAATTTGGCCCAATGGATCGCTATTATTAAGTGATGCCCTCTATGCAATCCTTTATACCGCAATATTACTGGGCATCGCTATTATAATTTTTTCCCGTCGCCAATTTTAATTCTGTGGGAGTGGTGCTTCAAGCTCTTTTCATCTTGCTCGGAATTAGATAAGTTATAAGTGTAGGCTTTTAATTCAAACAGGCTTAAAAATTAAAGTGGTTCAAATTCAGCAGCCAATATTTCAGAGGGATTCAAACTTGCTTCTAAAATCAGTAAGAGAAGCCAGCAAAATGACTAATGTTCTCCAAAGCACAACTGAAGTTTTTCAGGAAGTTTTTGGTGTAACTCAAAGTCTTCTGCTATTGATGAATGCTGAAAAAAAAGGAAAAATTGGCTATGGTAACCATAATAACCCTCATTTAAACAGTTTATTAAAACTATCTTGTCAGTTGATTGAAAAAAATCAATCATATCTCCTACAACGAAAATTCATTAGCTGGACACCAACAGCCGATTGTCCTTTAAGTCTAACAACCTTAGCTGAACAAGCTCAAGTCTCTTCATTACTGATCATCCCCTTATACTATCAACAGTCTTATTTAGGAGAACTTTGTCTAGTTCATCAACAGGATGAGCATCAATGGACAGAAAAAGAATTTACGATCATTCGACATTTGGCTCATCAATGCGCTTTAAGTATTTATTACATTCAGCAATACCAGCATCAATCATTGCAACAACAGTTAATCAAGCAAATCAATGAAAAACTGAACTCTCAACAAGACCCAGAAATAATTTTAAAAGATCTTCTCAAGCTAGTGGGACAAAGCTATCAGGTAGAGCAAGTTTTATTATTGAGTTTAGAAGCCAATGAGCTTAAAGTAGAGCAAGAGTGGACAATTAACCCGACAAATTTTTCTTTACAGTCGAAAAAAATCGCGCTTGATGAGTGGATAGCGTTATTAGATAATTCTTGTAAAAAAGAGCTAGATAATTATTCTAACCATTGGCAAACTATGCCCACCGTGCAAGCCACATTTCTCAATTTAGAAACCCGATCCGTTCAGCCTGGAGTCTTAGTTAGTGTACCTGTTCACATTCGAGAAAAGTTTTTTGGGGTATTAGTTTTACAATCTATCCAAACAACACTATCATGGACGCGAGAAGAATTAGAAACCCTCAGTGACATTGCTCAACAAACCGCACTCGCTATACATCATCTGCAATATCAAGATCAGTGGCTTACTCAACAAATCGAAAAACTTGAAGCTCAAAAGCAGCAACTAGAATTTGCCAAAAAGAAAACCAGCGAATTTTTAGATCATACTATTCATGAATTGCGAAGTCCCTTGACCGGTATTCTTAGCTTTTCCCAAATTCTGCACGAACAAATCTATGGTTCTCTCAATGCAAAACAGAGTCAATATGTAGATGTGATTGTGTCTTCGGGACAATATATGTTATCTCTGGTCAATGATTTTTTGGACCTTTCTAAAATCTCCGCTCAACGAGAAGAAATTGTTCTAGAGGCCATGGCAGTAGAAGATGTCTGTTTAGCCGCTTTAGCTATGGTAGAAGTCCGGGCAGTTGCATCACAACTAACGCTCAAATTGGATATCGCTCCTGATGTGGATTTCTGCAAAGCGGATCAACGACGAATCAAGCAAATTTTAGTCAATTTACTCACCAATGCGATTAAATTTACTGAAAAAGGTTCAGTTACCCTTAAAGTGGAACGCAAGCAAGATTATCTAGACTTTTCTGTGATTGATACAGGTATTGGCATCAAAACCGAAGATCAAAATAAACTTTTCCAACCTTTTCAACAAATCAAAAATCATCTCAGTCGTAAACATAAAGGAACAGGACTTGGTTTAGCATTATCGCGCCAATTAGCTCAACTTCATGGTGGCGATATTACTCTTGTTTCTCAAGAAGGACAGGGAAGCTGTTTTACTTTACATTTGCCAATTTAGAGGGAATGACGCTCTGACTAATGACCAATGACTAATGACTAATGACTAATCAATTTCTTGTTGATTACCCGGTTTTTCGATTAATTCTTCTGGGTCTGAGCGTTCATCTAAAATAATACCAGATCGTTCATAGTGCCAATATTCCGGACTTTTTGCATAATCTTTTACGGGTCGATGTAAGCCAAAAATAAGAGCCAGCGCATCAATAATCGGATCGAAATAGTTAAAAACAAAGGGAAAAGTCACATCATAAGCTTCTCCACCACAATGATTACTAATGCCGCCAGGGCGAATATTAGGTTTTCTTCGAGAGTCATTTTTAGCATATCCTTCAGCACAAATAGCAGTGGCGAGTCTGATAGAGTTGCGAATTTCTGTAATTACTGATGAGATCTCTTGCTCTTGCGCCTTAGCATCCACTTGTTGTAGAGCCATTTTAAGGCGTTGTACTTGACTGGAATTTGCCCACTGATTCCCATCATCATCTCGACCATTAATTTCTATCAGTTGACGGGCAAATTTTAAGCGAGAGGCGGCTGAATCGAGTGCCCCACTTTTAGGCGCAAGAGTCCAGCGCATAGCATTGTAATGAGCTATTTTCGAAGACCTCGCCCCATAGCCGCCAATGGGCGCTCCCGTAATTAATCTTTCTTGAAATAAAAATTTGTAAAATAAATCTAATCTTTTGATTAAATCTTCATTTAATTTTGTTTCGCCGTTTTCTCTCGCTTCTTTAGAAATTTCTAACTTCGGCTCTTGGGGTTTCTCAAAATTCAAGAGAAATTCTTGGGCTTTATGAATCAGTTCTAACTGATTGCCCGTAAAGCTTTTATTTGCTAGTAAATTTTTGACTTTTAGCCCGTAAGCCTTTTCTAGTGCGGCTAAAACTTGACCGTATTTTTGAGGGTCTTTTTTAAGATTATCTAAGCGATTACCTACCACCAAGTCATTTTCGATAATTCGTGAACTGAGTAGGGTAATATGTTTTTTATCTACCCAAAATTCCTTTCCTTCATAGGTGATCACGTGAGCGAATGAGCGTTGTTTCTGTTGGGTTTGCCCTTGAAAAGTTGTCTGTAGCGTCTGGGATTGAATTTCTAAGACCACCACTTCACTAGGAGATTCAATAATTCCTTGGACTTGTCCCTCGGGAGATTCAAATTTAGGGGTTTTTCCTCGAATCAAGCCAAAATTTTGGTCTAGAGAGCGCGTCTCTTTCACACTTATAAAACTCTTTTTGGCTTCAGAATCTTGATCATAATTAATTTTTACCGTTTTAGGAGTGGTTAACTCTTTTCCTTGATGCTTTGGATCACTCAATGAAGTCCCATAAGTTAAATCAAATTGCTCTTGGTTTTCTTGACGCTGGACTGAGGGCGAAGAATGATTAACAATAGAAATATTGGCTAGGTTATGGCTTAAATGCTTGGCAAGTTGGATTTTAGGCTGTAGAGAAGTTACCTCTTTACTCACTCGACGAGATCCCGTTAAAGGAGTGGATATAGAGGCATGAGAGAGCAGTTGAGAGCGTTTTTTACGGACGAAGCGTTTCATGTATTTTTCAGATCAATAAAGGCTCTCAGGTTAATCGTTATTTTCACTGTAACCTCTAATTTTTATTTCTTCAAATATAGTTATAAATCTTAACCATGAAAATCAATTTTAACCTTTAGATAGATCTAGCAACAGGATAAATATACCATTGAGTAAAGGCGAAAGACCTGCCACCTCGTTACTATCAGCAATAGATTGAGAAACATTCCTATAATCCCACTGCTTGTTATTATGCAAGATCAAATCGCCAAACTGGATTATCAAGTTATTCATGCGATTGCAGGACGAATTCGGCTCAAATATCCTCGTTTAAAAATAGATAGCGGCTATAGGGAGCAATTGCAACAGTCAATCAAGTCTCTTAATGCAGTCAGGGATGTACGGATTAGCCCCGCCACTGCTTCGATCATCGTTTCTTATGATCCCCACTCATTCAATCAAAAAACCATTGAAACAGAACTAGCAAAATGCCTTCAACAAGGGGGTAACTCCTCGGTGTGTCTAGCTTGTGCCCTTGAATCTCCCGAACTTGTGGAAACTGAAGACAAAAAGCTAGAAACAGCTAACTCTCTAATTAGTCAATCCAATGATTCAGTCATTGAACCCTACTCGCCTGTAATTGAAGAACTTGAAAAAGAGGTTACTGACGTTTTAAAAACCTCTTCCGGACTGCAAATTCCCCCAGAATGTTTGAGCAATATCGATCAATTTCCCATTAATATTGATCAACAAGGAGAAATATTTGAGATTGGTATTCCCGCCTTTTGCTTTTTACAACCCCTCAATACTGAACTCAAAAAAATTGCCGATGAAAATGAAAAAAAAAGCGAATTACAAATCATCAATCTTGACCTTGAACCCTCATTTCAAGAAGGAGGATTGTTGATTAATGGCACAGCTAAAGGAAAGTTTAGGCAATATCTTTTTATCAATCCCTTCACCGGCAAAAAATATTATACTCCCTGGATTTCACTGACGGCTGTAGGAATAGCCGCACTCTCAACCAGCGTTATTGATGAAACCCTTAAAGTACAACTAACAGAGTTGAAGATTACCGGCCAACGAGGTAAGTGGTATAAAAAATTAGTAGAATTTGGATTTGAACATTTTTTTAAAGCTCAACTCGTCAGCAAAATTAATGAATTTTTAGCAGAAATTAATGGAGCTAAAATTCAGCAACTTTTCTTTCAAATTAAAGGAGATGAAAGACTCCGAGCCAACCATCAAGCACTAGGATTAAATGCCGAAAAAATAGACGCTTTATTATCTTTAGTTCAAGTTAATGCCCGAATAGCACCTGACTATTTATGGTTATCAGTTCAGCTTTAAAATCAATACAATTCTTATCTTAGCGTTCTTCTTTGCGCTCTTTGCACGGCAGTGGCTACAATAGAGAGAACCTCTGCAACAGGCTGCCTTGTCGGGAGCGCCACATCAAAAAACTTGTTCAGATCAGCTTCATTCAAACTAAAATAAAAAAACAAGCCGGTTTAAAGTAGATCATAGCTCATCGAGGATCAGTATCAGTGATTAATGTCTCTGAAGAAGGACTTTTAAGTTATCTTAAACAGCGTTGTCAACAAGAGTGGCTCATCGGATATGATAGCCATAAATTTTATACTCTTACCGAAAACTACTATCAAAAATTTTTAACCGAAAAGCCGGCTAATATATTTTTAATTGAGGAAAAGCCTCTAAATTTTCTCACCGCTTTTTTAGCCGCCGTAGCCGCCAAGTGTCCTATTTTTCTGGGCAACCCGCATTGGCAACAAAACGAATGCGAGCAAATTTTAGAATGGGTTCAACCGGCTTTAATCATCTCCAGCCATAAAGATAAATTAACTGAAATAAATTCGATTTCACAGTGTTCTCGGGAAAAGCAAAACCCCCCTGCCGCTATGGGGTTCATCTCAGGACAATCTCTTCAAAATACTATCATGATTCCCACAGGGGGATCATCTGGCAAAATTCGCTTTGCTATTCATACTTGGCAAACTCTCACCGCTTCCGTAAAAGGATTTTATCAGTATTTTGGGGTGGAATTTATTAACTCTTTTTGCATTTTGCCGCTTTATCATGTAAGTGGACTAATGCAGTTCTTACGCTCTTTTTTGACCGAAGGTCACTTCAATATTTTTTCTTATCAAACCCTCAAACAACAGATAGCTGAGTTACCCGCCAATCGCCAAGACTATTTTATTTCATTAGTGCCTACTCAACTCCAATTTTTATTAGACTCTAATCCCCTTTGGTTATCTCAATTTTCTACGGTACTATTGGGAGGGGCGGCGGCTTGGACATCTTTACTGGAAAAAGCCAGAAAATTTGAGATTAGATTAGCACCTACTTACGGAATGACCGAAACAGCCTCACAAGTTGTCAGCCTCAAACCCGAAGAGTTTCTCAAAGGAAATAACAGCAGTGGTCAAGTGTTACCTCATGCCCAGGTGACTTTATCGGCTCAAAAGGAGGGAACAATTGCTATTAAAGCCGAGTCACTTTTTTTAGGATATTATGCTGAAGCATCTTTTCAAGATGAGTTTTTTTATCCTGATGATCTGGGCAGATTTGACAACCAAAACTATTTATATATTTTGGGAAGAAATAGTCAAAAAATCATCACCGGCGGAGAAAATGTTTATCCGTCCGAAGTGGAAGCCGCACTTTTAGAAACTGGGTTAGTCAAAGATGTGGCAGTGATCGGTTTAGCTGATCCTCATTGGGGAGAAAGAGTGACGGCAATTTATGTGCCATTATCAGCCGAAATTTCCGCAGAAACCCTTCAAAATGCTTTGGGAAAAAAAATTAGTAAATATAAAATCCCGAAACAGTGGATCACCGTCAAAAGTTTACCTCGTAATCAGCAGGGAAAATTGAATTACCAACAATTAAAAAAACTTACAGCTAATTAAACGCCAGCCGCGAACTCAAACCTATCTGACTCCTGACTACTAATTTCTGCTATATATAAAATAATTTAATATAGTTTTCTAATATGTCCTCTATCATAACCCCTTGTATATTATTTGTTCAAACCGACGAAACGTTCAATCAACGGGCTATTCTAGATTTAAAACAAGCTGGTTATCACCCTGTGGTTGTAGCCGATGTTAAAACGGCTCGTTCAGAATTTGAAATGTTGCAGCCAGCAATGATCGTTTTAGATCGCAAACGTACAGGAGAAGCCGGCGTTAAATTCTGTCGTCAGTTGCGTAAAATGGGGAGTCAGGTTTTATTGTTGATGCTGGTGGATCAAGAAACAGTAGAAGAACGCATCGCTTGTTTAGAGGCGGGAGCGGATGATTATTTATTGAAGTCTTATCAATCCGATGCCTTTCGAGAAAGAGTAAACTTCTATTTACAACCCACATCCACTGTTAAAGAGCAACTTCGTTTCGCCGATGTGGTGCTAGATCTGGCTACTCGTCGTCTTTTGATCAATGATAAAGAAATTGATTTGACCATGAAAGAATTTGAATTGCTAAAATATTTGATGTCTCATCCTCGGGAAGTGCTGACGCGAGAACAAATCCTAGAAAATGTCTGGGGTTTTGATTTTAGTGGAGAGTCGAATGTGATTGAAGTCTATGTCCGTTATCTACGGCTGAAAATGGAAAATGAAGGTCAAAAACGTTTAATCCATACGGTTCGAGGTGTTGGCTATGTTTTACGGGAAACCTAAAATACTTAATTGACAAAATATGATCGTTAATCAAAAACTGATTTTAATAGCCTTGTTAGGCGTGATGTTGTTCAGTTGTTCTTCTACACCATCAGTAGAGTCACTAGCAACCCCTTCATCAAAATTAATGCCGCCTACGGGAACAACTTCGAGATCCCAATCTAATGCTTCTGCCGGACAAATGCTACCAATTACTGCTAAGGCAATTATGCGGGGTGAAACCATTGAATTAGAAGTTGCAGCCACCCCAGAACAACAGGCTTTAGGATTAATGTATAGAACAGATCTTCCTAAAAATCGGGGTATGTTATTTCCCTTTTCTGAAGACCGTTATGCGAGTTTTTGGATGAAAAATATGAGTATTTCTTTAGATATGATTTTTTTAAAGAATGGGACTATTCAAGCGATTTACGCTAATGTACCTCCTTGTAAGACTGATCCCTGTCCAGTTTATGGACCTGCTACTTTAATTAACCAAGTTATTGAACTGCCAGCAGGACGGGGCAGCCGAACTCGGGTTAAAACCGGGTGATACTGTTAGCCTAGAGTTTTTAAATACCCCTTAATTAGGTGGGAAAATTTTATTAAGAATTATTCTACAACTCTTAACAAAATAAAACCTTTGCCGCTTAACTTTAATGGCAAAATTCTGTATAGTATATCAAAAGACAGATTTAAATCTACTTTTGGTATGATAAGCGGCTCTAGCCGAACCTGACTCTTCTATAATACATAAGAGTTAAATGCCTTTGCTAAAGTTGCTCTATCGTGGTAGCAATCAGATTAACTAAGGCATCACCTGCTCAGAACATACGAGCAAAAACCAAAGAGGTCAGCTAGTCAGTGGACTACTGCCAAAATAAGCTTCATCATCATGGCCAAAAACTAGGCAATAAATTCTTAGGAGTTTAGGCTTATTTTACGGGATCAATCCCCAAACTAACTGTTGAAGAAGATCAAAAATTTGGTATAATTCAAAACTCGAGATGTCAATGGGGGTTAAAAAGCGATTACAACCTCCTAAAGCAGTAACAGACAGAGGAGTGAGACTTCTCGGCAGATCATCAGCACTCGCCCTTCTACAGCGAAGCCAATAGTTAGGGTGTAGGCTGCGACTCAAGCCACGATCTCAAAAAGAGAAATTTCTCAATTATCTTCCACTCTGAAAAACAGACTTCTACTCTAGTAGACAGTCTACAGACTGGCTTGTTGCCACTCAAAACAGTATATCTCTGACTACACAATGAAATCTAACCTTAAAGATGGAAAAATGCCATGTCCAATCCTACCTATTCTCGATTTGTGCGCTTTTTACAAGATGAATTAGCTTTATCGACTGATTCAATCGCCATCGCCGAACGCTCTGTTCAACAAAAGCAAGGCCCATTACCGATGATTCTCTGGCAGTATGGTCTAATTACCCTGGAAGAATTAAATAGAATTTACGACTGGTTAGAGAAAATTTAACCCCTGTTTTGAATTCACAATTCTCAATGAAAATTAAAACTGAGTCAGAGCAAGGATTTATCTATTAAATGTGAGCCTTTTACCGATGGACTTTTTAGGCACTTCTAAGGGCAACAATGGGATCAAGTTTAGCCGCTCTTTGAGCAGGAACAACGCCAAAAAATAGTCCAATGCCACTAGAAACCCCAAGAGAAATAACAATAGCAACCGGGGAAACCACAGGAGATAAAGGAGAAAATGCTCCCACTAAATAGATTATTCCGACCCCCAAAAGAATACCCACAATGCCGCCGCTAGAAGAGACAAGAATGGCTTCGATTAAAAATTGAAATAAAATATCTTGCTCTCTAGCTCCAATTGCTTTTCTCAAGCCGATTTCCTGAGTTCTTTCTGTCACAGAAAATAGCATAATATTCATCACCCCTATGCCGCCCACCACCAAAGAAATTCCCGCAATAGCCGCCAACAGAATCGTCAGAGCATTCATAATATTATTAAAAATTTCTAAAAATTGTTTAGGAGCCTGAACCGCAAAATCATCTTCATCAATAATTTTATGGCGTAAGCGAAGTAAATTTTCTATTTGAAACTTAGCGGCTCGCAGGCTTTCTTCATCTTTAGCCGCCACATTAATCCAGGTAACAGCGATACCATAGGGGGAAGTTTTTCCGATCAACTGATTGGCCATCGTTGCTAAAGGAATAACCACAACATCATCATTATTTTGTCCAAAAGACGATCCCTTTTCTTCGAGAACACCAATCACCTCAAAACTAAGATTCTTAATTTGGATCTGTTTTCCTAGAGGAGATTGATTGTTAAACAAGCGTTTAAGGGCTTCTACCCCCAAGACAGCCACTCGCTTATTACGCTGTATATCAATTTCATTAATAAAGCGGCCCATTTGTACGTCAAACTTTCTAATTGATGTATATTCTGGCGTAGTTCCCACCACTTGAGTAGACATATTTCTATTAGAAAAGGCAACCATTAATCGTTGATTCAATTCAGGAGCCACTGCTGCTACTGTAGGAACTT is from Gloeothece verrucosa PCC 7822 and encodes:
- a CDS encoding 2-succinylbenzoate--CoA ligase; this encodes MINVSEEGLLSYLKQRCQQEWLIGYDSHKFYTLTENYYQKFLTEKPANIFLIEEKPLNFLTAFLAAVAAKCPIFLGNPHWQQNECEQILEWVQPALIISSHKDKLTEINSISQCSREKQNPPAAMGFISGQSLQNTIMIPTGGSSGKIRFAIHTWQTLTASVKGFYQYFGVEFINSFCILPLYHVSGLMQFLRSFLTEGHFNIFSYQTLKQQIAELPANRQDYFISLVPTQLQFLLDSNPLWLSQFSTVLLGGAAAWTSLLEKARKFEIRLAPTYGMTETASQVVSLKPEEFLKGNNSSGQVLPHAQVTLSAQKEGTIAIKAESLFLGYYAEASFQDEFFYPDDLGRFDNQNYLYILGRNSQKIITGGENVYPSEVEAALLETGLVKDVAVIGLADPHWGERVTAIYVPLSAEISAETLQNALGKKISKYKIPKQWITVKSLPRNQQGKLNYQQLKKLTAN
- a CDS encoding ABC transporter permease, with translation MSLARIWAIAANGFREVIRDRILYFIGFFALILLFALKLLPNISLGTHEKIFLDLGLGIMGILGAIVAIFVGTGLINKEIEKRTVLVLIPKPISRTEFIIGKHLGLCAVLAVMLTVMSGIFLLLLYGSKINYSPGLLLLSQLYLLLELALLTAVAIAFGVFTSSILATLLSLGIYLMGHLSTDLLKLGQISKNTNLEALTRNLYLILPDLERLNLRNEVAYGIWPNGSLLLSDALYAILYTAILLGIAIIIFSRRQF
- a CDS encoding HMA2 domain-containing protein, with translation MQDQIAKLDYQVIHAIAGRIRLKYPRLKIDSGYREQLQQSIKSLNAVRDVRISPATASIIVSYDPHSFNQKTIETELAKCLQQGGNSSVCLACALESPELVETEDKKLETANSLISQSNDSVIEPYSPVIEELEKEVTDVLKTSSGLQIPPECLSNIDQFPINIDQQGEIFEIGIPAFCFLQPLNTELKKIADENEKKSELQIINLDLEPSFQEGGLLINGTAKGKFRQYLFINPFTGKKYYTPWISLTAVGIAALSTSVIDETLKVQLTELKITGQRGKWYKKLVEFGFEHFFKAQLVSKINEFLAEINGAKIQQLFFQIKGDERLRANHQALGLNAEKIDALLSLVQVNARIAPDYLWLSVQL
- a CDS encoding DUF2949 domain-containing protein, with the translated sequence MSNPTYSRFVRFLQDELALSTDSIAIAERSVQQKQGPLPMILWQYGLITLEELNRIYDWLEKI
- the nblR gene encoding response regulator transcription factor NblR produces the protein MSSIITPCILFVQTDETFNQRAILDLKQAGYHPVVVADVKTARSEFEMLQPAMIVLDRKRTGEAGVKFCRQLRKMGSQVLLLMLVDQETVEERIACLEAGADDYLLKSYQSDAFRERVNFYLQPTSTVKEQLRFADVVLDLATRRLLINDKEIDLTMKEFELLKYLMSHPREVLTREQILENVWGFDFSGESNVIEVYVRYLRLKMENEGQKRLIHTVRGVGYVLRET
- a CDS encoding ABC transporter permease, encoding MDILESLKIATSTLLANKMRTGLTMLGIIIGNASVVAMIGLGQGTKQLAVKQIESLGPTTLFVVPGSGKTRQRTIELPKTLVLADAMAIESQVPTVAAVAPELNQRLMVAFSNRNMSTQVVGTTPEYTSIRKFDVQMGRFINEIDIQRNKRVAVLGVEALKRLFNNQSPLGKQIQIKNLSFEVIGVLEEKGSSFGQNNDDVVVIPLATMANQLIGKTSPYGIAVTWINVAAKDEESLRAAKFQIENLLRLRHKIIDEDDFAVQAPKQFLEIFNNIMNALTILLAAIAGISLVVGGIGVMNIMLFSVTERTQEIGLRKAIGAREQDILFQFLIEAILVSSSGGIVGILLGVGIIYLVGAFSPLSPVVSPVAIVISLGVSSGIGLFFGVVPAQRAAKLDPIVALRSA
- a CDS encoding ATP-binding protein, which translates into the protein MTNVLQSTTEVFQEVFGVTQSLLLLMNAEKKGKIGYGNHNNPHLNSLLKLSCQLIEKNQSYLLQRKFISWTPTADCPLSLTTLAEQAQVSSLLIIPLYYQQSYLGELCLVHQQDEHQWTEKEFTIIRHLAHQCALSIYYIQQYQHQSLQQQLIKQINEKLNSQQDPEIILKDLLKLVGQSYQVEQVLLLSLEANELKVEQEWTINPTNFSLQSKKIALDEWIALLDNSCKKELDNYSNHWQTMPTVQATFLNLETRSVQPGVLVSVPVHIREKFFGVLVLQSIQTTLSWTREELETLSDIAQQTALAIHHLQYQDQWLTQQIEKLEAQKQQLEFAKKKTSEFLDHTIHELRSPLTGILSFSQILHEQIYGSLNAKQSQYVDVIVSSGQYMLSLVNDFLDLSKISAQREEIVLEAMAVEDVCLAALAMVEVRAVASQLTLKLDIAPDVDFCKADQRRIKQILVNLLTNAIKFTEKGSVTLKVERKQDYLDFSVIDTGIGIKTEDQNKLFQPFQQIKNHLSRKHKGTGLGLALSRQLAQLHGGDITLVSQEGQGSCFTLHLPI